Proteins encoded by one window of Candidatus Melainabacteria bacterium:
- a CDS encoding insulinase family protein, with protein MKVTSEALKRLGVSFVRETSGIAEYTLTSNGLKILLLEHHLAPVVTTTIMYRVGSRNEAVGFTGSTHFLEHMMFKSTNDHDSARGNGFVDMLKPTGADYNAYTGADSTSYVICLPREKLGLALALEADRMRNLKLKDDERESEMTVVRNEFEIGENDIDDVMYKQLMAIAYAEHPYHHPIIGWRDDVEQVPLSRMQEFYDTFYHPNNATLVIAGDFDAEQALSLVRDSFGKIPRATHPFPTVYTREPKQTGARSFELKREGMDNPKLVIGFPTPAASHPDHHALALVADLLGSDSQTTSRLHAALIEPQLALECSSHVAASRDPDLFMLSVTVNGYDKIKLVEKAIYAELERLKRRGVGQREMARVKQANRNGTTLLRSDPMRHAEQICEAEAIADWTWAVEYDDKYDAVTNQDIMRVVRQYLTIDNSTTGRSAQPDKKRHKKTAVDTASDTGDSNSSEEIELPVPLQPEAASTSAVVKPTALAAKVERFVLANGLKVLILPVPDSGVVSVSGAIRAGTSLAGTNCMAPEITAKMLKAGAWGLNKREIATRLDSIGCDLSFSIDEFAVTFDSTFAAAAVTDYLTLLGTVLRQPRFAPSELRRVKSDTEAEARANIGESSTTAGIKIAQALYPRNHVYYRQSLKTEQKHAKSTSIKEVRQFHAEHYVPRGTVLSIVGDVDPASVKETLNSVFGDWTGGKPAPVVVPPGELPAQKRRINVPLSGKSSVEIIIGVPVSLKKADADFSAAEIANAALGIDTLSSRLGVAVRTKYGLTYGIMSSFEDVRFGHAPWLIQFSVNPANVEKALRVVDAVVENFLAEGITERELKDEAGRLYGQYVVALRTTAGLAATLCAREFRGAPLRDLDREWKRLHSVTKAQVDEAMRKHLRYDRAVTVVVGK; from the coding sequence ATGAAAGTCACTTCAGAAGCTCTGAAGAGGCTGGGCGTGAGCTTTGTCCGTGAAACTTCGGGCATCGCTGAGTACACGCTCACGAGCAACGGCCTCAAGATTCTCCTTCTTGAACATCACCTCGCTCCTGTTGTGACCACGACGATCATGTATCGCGTCGGTTCTCGCAACGAAGCAGTGGGTTTTACTGGCTCGACGCATTTTCTCGAGCACATGATGTTCAAGTCAACAAATGACCACGACAGCGCCAGAGGCAACGGCTTCGTGGACATGCTCAAACCGACCGGTGCTGATTACAACGCCTACACGGGCGCCGACAGCACAAGCTATGTCATCTGCCTGCCCAGGGAAAAGCTCGGTCTGGCCCTCGCTCTCGAGGCCGACCGCATGCGCAACCTGAAGCTGAAAGATGACGAGCGCGAGTCGGAGATGACTGTTGTGCGTAACGAATTCGAGATCGGCGAAAACGATATCGATGACGTGATGTACAAGCAGCTCATGGCGATCGCTTACGCAGAACACCCGTACCACCACCCGATCATCGGCTGGCGAGATGATGTCGAGCAGGTCCCACTGTCTCGCATGCAGGAGTTCTACGACACTTTCTACCACCCCAACAACGCCACGCTGGTTATAGCGGGCGACTTCGACGCGGAGCAGGCGCTGAGCCTGGTGCGAGACAGCTTCGGCAAGATTCCGAGAGCTACGCATCCGTTCCCGACCGTCTATACGCGAGAGCCGAAGCAAACGGGCGCTCGCAGCTTCGAGCTGAAGCGCGAAGGCATGGACAATCCAAAGCTCGTGATCGGGTTCCCGACACCGGCTGCAAGTCATCCAGACCATCATGCTCTTGCTCTCGTCGCCGACTTGCTGGGTAGCGATTCGCAGACGACCAGCCGTCTCCACGCAGCACTGATTGAGCCACAGCTGGCTCTCGAGTGCAGTTCTCACGTTGCGGCATCGCGCGACCCAGACCTGTTCATGCTGAGCGTGACGGTGAACGGGTACGACAAGATCAAGCTTGTCGAGAAAGCCATTTACGCTGAACTCGAGCGCCTCAAGCGCAGAGGTGTCGGGCAGCGCGAGATGGCACGGGTCAAGCAAGCCAACCGCAACGGCACGACCCTCCTGAGAAGCGACCCGATGAGGCACGCAGAGCAAATCTGCGAGGCCGAAGCGATCGCAGATTGGACCTGGGCTGTCGAGTACGACGACAAGTACGACGCAGTCACGAACCAGGACATCATGCGGGTGGTGCGGCAGTATCTCACCATCGACAACAGCACGACCGGCAGAAGCGCACAGCCGGACAAGAAACGCCACAAGAAGACCGCTGTCGACACCGCCAGCGATACCGGTGACAGCAACAGCAGCGAAGAGATCGAGCTGCCGGTGCCGCTTCAGCCTGAAGCCGCGTCAACCTCAGCTGTCGTCAAACCGACGGCTCTGGCGGCGAAGGTGGAGCGTTTTGTGCTCGCAAACGGTCTCAAAGTTTTGATTCTCCCCGTTCCAGATAGCGGGGTCGTCTCGGTCAGCGGAGCCATCCGCGCCGGAACAAGCCTGGCCGGCACGAACTGCATGGCGCCTGAAATAACTGCGAAGATGCTCAAAGCTGGTGCATGGGGGCTGAATAAGCGAGAAATCGCCACTCGGCTCGACAGCATCGGCTGCGATCTCAGTTTCAGCATCGACGAATTCGCCGTTACTTTCGACTCCACGTTCGCCGCCGCAGCGGTTACTGACTACTTGACTCTGCTTGGCACCGTTTTGCGGCAGCCGAGATTCGCGCCCTCTGAACTGCGCCGGGTGAAGAGCGATACGGAGGCGGAGGCTCGCGCCAACATTGGCGAGTCTTCGACAACTGCAGGGATCAAGATCGCGCAGGCGCTCTACCCGCGCAACCACGTTTATTACCGCCAGTCCCTCAAGACTGAGCAGAAGCACGCCAAGTCCACCTCAATCAAGGAGGTGCGCCAGTTCCACGCCGAGCACTATGTGCCACGCGGCACTGTGCTGTCGATCGTCGGAGACGTCGACCCCGCTTCGGTAAAGGAGACTCTAAACTCTGTGTTCGGTGACTGGACAGGCGGCAAGCCCGCTCCGGTCGTCGTACCACCCGGGGAGCTCCCTGCGCAGAAGCGGCGTATCAACGTGCCGCTTTCGGGCAAGTCGAGTGTGGAGATCATCATCGGCGTTCCAGTCAGCCTGAAGAAGGCTGACGCCGACTTCAGCGCTGCCGAGATAGCCAATGCGGCGCTCGGCATCGACACACTTTCATCCCGTCTCGGTGTGGCTGTACGCACCAAGTACGGTCTCACTTACGGGATCATGTCGTCCTTCGAAGACGTCAGGTTCGGTCATGCTCCATGGCTGATCCAGTTTTCCGTCAATCCTGCCAATGTCGAAAAGGCTCTCCGCGTGGTCGATGCAGTTGTCGAGAACTTCCTCGCCGAAGGCATCACCGAGCGTGAGCTGAAAGACGAAGCAGGTCGTTTGTACGGTCAGTACGTGGTCGCACTGCGCACCACCGCTGGCCTGGCCGCTACTCTCTGCGCTCGCGAATTCAGAGGCGCGCCTCTGCGTGACCTCGATCGTGAGTGGAAGAGGCTTCACTCGGTGACAAAAGCACAGGTCGACGAAGCGATGCGCAAGCATCTTCGATACGACAGGGCTGTCACCGTGGTCGTCGGTAAGTAA